The stretch of DNA ACGTAGACCTGGTATGAGCGCTCCAGGTCCGAGCCCAGGAAGCGCACATCCTCGACCGTCGCCATGGTCATGCCCTGTCGCGCAGAGCCAAGATCAACGTCCGCATCCGAACATCCTCCATGTGTTTCTCCTACGCCGGGGTGCCGTAGTACCCGCACGGGGCCACGACTGTCGGAGTATCCAGAAGTATCGACCACGGATCCACCCGAAATTCATCGGTGCATCCGGGGGCTTTGGCCGAAGACGTCGCCCCCGATGACGGTGCTCTCCGAACACTCTCTGAAACTTGTCGGTGGCCTCCAGTAGGATCGAAGATACGTTCGATACCGGGGGGTGAAGGCATGGGGCACAATATTTCCAGCGCGGCGGTACTCGACGCGACGCCGCCGGGGATCGTCGCGATCGAGAGTCTGCGAACAGGCAAAACGATGCTGGCGCAAGCTCAGTACCGACAAGTGGTGGCGGTGACCGACTTCTACGACCTCTGTTGCGAAGAAGATGAACGGCGCGGCATCAATCCGGCCCACTCCGGTTCCCACGCGGCGGTGGAGGTCTCGGTCGCACTGGGAATGAACGAACCGGTAGTGACCGCCTGGATCGATCTCGGACTCGCTCTGCGCCACCGATTGCACGGCACCCGCGCCGCATTCGCGGGCGGGCAGATCGACCTGGATCAGGCACGGGTCGTCGCGTCCATGCTCGTCGGCGTCAGCGACCCGAAGTTGAAGCAACTCGAAACCGCGATCCTCGACGGACACCTTCCCGCCGCCGACGCCCACACCCTCGCGATGCGGTTGCGGGAGATGTCGATTCACGACGTGTGCGCCGACGACCCCCGTACTCTCCCCCAGCGTCGGGTCGACGCTCTCACAGCCCTTGCCGACGGTACCGGGTACCTCCCGTGCCTGTGCGGCCGGGAACAGTGCCCGGCCCGCGTCGCCGCGGTGGGAACGCGGCGCGCACCTCTCATTCAGGTCGTGGTCAACGCCTCGACGCTGCTCGGCCTCGACGACCTTCCCGCCCATCTCGAGGGATACGGACCCATCAGTGCCGACTCCGCGAGAACGTTGGCCGCCGACGGCGTCTTCCAGTGCATCCACACCCTGGCCACCGAGGGCGACGCAGGGCACATCCTCGGGATCAGCCCTGTTCAGAAGTCTCACGGCATATCCGCGACCTACATCCGGACCGCGGCGAGCAGGTCCGAACTCACGTACGCACCGGGGACCGCTCTCGACCGCCGGATCAGAGCGCGCGACGGCAACTGCCGCTTCCCCAACTGCCAAGTCCCGGCACGACTCTGCGACATCGACCACACGACCCCATTCGACCGCGTCCATCCCGAGAACGGCGGTCTCACCGTCGAGTCCAATCTCGCGTGCCTGTGCCGGCGACACCACCGGTTGAAGACCGAGGGCTCCTGGACGGTCCGCCAGGTCGGCGCAGGGCAACTCGAGTGGACCACACCACGCGGCGAAATCATCCGAACCGAGCCCGAAGGGGCAGCAAACGAACTCACCCACACCACATCCGAGGGGTGCAGCGCTCCCGCGCCCTCCGACTGCTCACCGACCGCTCCCACGACCTGCAGGACGCCGAATACCTGAACGAACTGCGCGGGAGGCGGAGCACACACCACCACACACCGGCACCACCACCCGAAGGTGGCGGCACCGGCGTGTGAGAGAGCGTGCGCTCAGTGGGTGGCGACGGCGGCGGCGCTTACCGCTGCGGACGTGGCGGGATTGCCCGCGCCGAGGCGGTCTTCCAGCTCTTCGAGGCTGCGGCCCTTGGTTTCCGGGACGAATCGGTACACGAAGTACACCGACATCAGGTTGACGAGAACGAACAGCCCGAATGTGCCGGTGGATCCGAGAACCGAGTTGAGGATCGGGAAGACGAAGGAGATGAAGGCGTTGGTCGTCCAGAGCACGAAGACGGCGATGCCCATGGCGAATCCGCGGATGGCCATCGGGAAGATCTCCGAGAGCAGCAACCACACGCAGGTTCCGATGAAGCACTGCACGAAGGCGACGAACACCATCATCGCGGCGAGGATGATGTAGCTGCGGCCGGTGGAGGACGGCAACAGGAACACCAGCGACAGCGCGGCCTGCGAGGTAGCCACGCCGATGAAGCCGGTAAGCAGCATCTTGCGGCGATTCACGAAGCCCAGCAGCACGATTCCGAGGATCGTCATCACCACCGAGGTGACACCGACCGCGATGGTGGCCACCAGGGATGCGCTGACGCCCAGCCCGCTCTGCTCGAGGATCGTCGGCGCGTAATAGTTGACCGTGTTGATGCCCGTCGCCTGCTGCACGATGGCGAGTCCGCAGCCGATCCAGAGGATCCGGCGCATCCAGGGGTAGTCGCGCAGGTAGTGGACGGCGCCGCTGGTCTTCGACTTCCGG from Rhodococcus opacus B4 encodes:
- a CDS encoding HNH endonuclease signature motif containing protein, translated to MGHNISSAAVLDATPPGIVAIESLRTGKTMLAQAQYRQVVAVTDFYDLCCEEDERRGINPAHSGSHAAVEVSVALGMNEPVVTAWIDLGLALRHRLHGTRAAFAGGQIDLDQARVVASMLVGVSDPKLKQLETAILDGHLPAADAHTLAMRLREMSIHDVCADDPRTLPQRRVDALTALADGTGYLPCLCGREQCPARVAAVGTRRAPLIQVVVNASTLLGLDDLPAHLEGYGPISADSARTLAADGVFQCIHTLATEGDAGHILGISPVQKSHGISATYIRTAASRSELTYAPGTALDRRIRARDGNCRFPNCQVPARLCDIDHTTPFDRVHPENGGLTVESNLACLCRRHHRLKTEGSWTVRQVGAGQLEWTTPRGEIIRTEPEGAANELTHTTSEGCSAPAPSDCSPTAPTTCRTPNT